In a genomic window of Salvelinus fontinalis isolate EN_2023a chromosome 7, ASM2944872v1, whole genome shotgun sequence:
- the LOC129859623 gene encoding beta-galactoside alpha-2,6-sialyltransferase 2-like: protein MTPTMKQWRQLVLVAMLAWLLIFLALLSHFLDPRDVELRSPSSLTHTETRRLASIQASPSGIRASPLQVSSSSSPANQDPSHSRQGKQEALELRQNGEVVWNEVSDQEGVGQEREEKSRRERLRRRRRKKRGGRDEYYLSQSKSVVQWLRRGIASAGMLAPHLQKSMRDYLHLNRHHVAYRGLRRGRQSRREVLCELKEQARLRTLDGTEQPFSGLGWDKLVPPRPLEQLWGQGSKFKSCAVVTSAGAILNSSLGREIDSHEAVLRFNAAPTEGYENDVGNKTTIRIINSQILARPRHRFNTSALYKGMTLVAWDPAPYSVDLLRWYGNPDYDLFTPYEERRRLHPTQPFYVLHPKFIWQLWDVIQGNTQENIQPNPPSSGFIGIMLMMSLCEEVHVYEYIPSLRQTDLCHYHEHHYDAACTLGAYHPLLFEKLLVQRMNSASQHDLKTKGKVTLSGFSAVNCGP from the exons ATGACCCCAACCATGAAGCAGTGGAGGCAGCTGGTTCTGGTGGCGATGCTGGCCTGGCTCCTCATCTTCCTGGCCCTGCTCTCCCACTTCCTGGACCCCCGGGACGTGGAGCTCCGCTCGCCCTCCTCGCTCACCCACACCGAGACCCGCCGTCTGGCTTCCATCCAGGCCAGTCCATCGGGCATCAGGGCTTCTCCTCTCCAGGTGTCGTCCTCCTCTTCCCCCGCCAACCAGGACCCCAGCCACAGCCGACAGGGTAAACAGGAGGCCCTGGAGCTGAGACAGAATGGGGAGGTGGTCTGGAATGAGGTGAGCGACCAGGAGGGGGTGGGTCAGGAAAGGGAAGagaagagtaggagggagagactgaggagaaggaggaggaagaagagagggggcagagacgAATACTACTTATCCCAGTCCAAGTCAGTGGTCCAGTGGCTGCGGAGGGGCATTGCCTCAGCGGGGATGCTTGCTCCACACCTGCAGAAGTCCATGAGGGACTACCTGCATCTCAACAGGCACCACGTGGCCTACAGGGGGCTGCGCAGGGGTAGGCAGAGCAGGAGGGAGGTACTCTGTGAACTGAAGGAGCAGGCCAGGTTGAGGACGCTGGACGGGACAGAGCAACCTTTCTCTGGGCTGGGCTGGGACAAGCTAGTGCCCCCACGACCTCTGGAGCAGCTTTGGGGCCAGGGGTCAAAGTTCAAGTCGTGTGCGGTGGTCACCTCGGCCGGGGCTATCCTCAACTCTTCCCTCGGGAGAGAAATTG ATTCCCATGAGGCTGTGCTTCGCTTCAACGCTGCTCCTACAGAGGGCTATGAGAATGACGTGGGCAACAAGACCACCATCCGCATCATCAACTCTCAG ATCCTGGCCCGGCCCAGACATCGCTTCAACACCAGCGCTTTGTATAAGGGTATGACACTGGTGGCCTGGGATCCTGCACCGTACTCTGTGGACCTGCTCAGG tgGTACGGGAACCCAGACTATGACCTGTTCACCCCGTACGAAGAACGCCGGCGGCTCCACCCCACACAACCGTTCTACGTCCTCCACCCCAAGTTCATCTGGCAGCTGTGGGACGTGATCCAGGGGAACACCCAGGAGAACATCCAGCCTAACCCCCCGTCCTCTGGGTTCATAG GCATCATGCTGATGATGTCGCTGTGCGAGGAGGTCCATGTCTATGAGTACATCCCCTCTCTGCGTCAGACAGACCTGTGCCACTACCACGAGCACCACTACGACGCCGCCTGCACCCTTGGGGCGTACCACCCCCTGCTCTTTGAGAAGCTACTGGTCCAGAGGATGAACAGCGCCTCCCAACACGACCTCAAAACCAAGGGCAAGGTCACGCTCTCGGGGTTCAGCGCGGTCAACTGTGGGCCCTGA
- the LOC129859625 gene encoding LOW QUALITY PROTEIN: zinc finger CCCH domain-containing protein 13-like (The sequence of the model RefSeq protein was modified relative to this genomic sequence to represent the inferred CDS: substituted 2 bases at 2 genomic stop codons) has translation ERERHRERERQRERHRETQRQRQRQRQRERERERERDRERDRERDRERDRERERDRERQRQRETERDRERQRETETERDRERQRQRETETERDRDRERQRQRETETETERETERERERDTERDRERQRERERERQRQRQRERDRERDRERERERQRERETERERDRERHRERHREERETHRERXRETHRERXRETHRERERDRDTERERERERERDRQRQRERDRERERQRQRERETETETERERDRDRDRETETERQRQRETETERDRERQRETERDRERQRETERDRERQRERERERERERDRDRETERQRQRDRETERQRDRETERQRDRETERQRHTERHRERHRERERHRERERDRERQRET, from the exons gagagagagagacacagagagagagagagacagagagagagacacagagagacacagagacagagacagagacagagacagagagagagagagagagagagagagagagacagagagagagacagagagagagacagagagagagacagagagagagagagagacagagagagacagagacagagagagacagagagagacagagagagacagagagagacagagacagagagagacagagagagacagagacagagagagacagagacagagagagacagagacagagagagacagagacagagagagacagagacagagacagagagagagacagagagagagagagagagagacacagagagagacagagagagacagagagagagagagagagagagacagagacagagacagagagagagagacagagagagagacagagagagagagagagagagacagagagagagagagacagagagagagagagacagagagagacacagagagagacacagaga agagagagagacacacagagagagatagagagagacacacagagagagatagagagagacacacagagagagagagagagatagagacacagagagagagagagagagagagagagagagagacagacagagacagagagagagagacagagagagagagagacagagacagagagagagagagacagagacagagacagagagagagagagacagagacagagacagagagacagagacagagagacagagacagagagagacagagacagagagagacagagagagacagagagagacagagagagacagagagagacagagagagacagagagagacagagagagacagagagagagagagagagagagagagagagagagagacagagacagagagacagagagacagagacagagagacagagagacagagagacagagagacagagagacagagagacagagagacagagagacagagagacagagacacacagagagacacagagagagacacagagagagagagagacacagagagagagagagagacagagagagacagagagagaca